The Acidiferrobacterales bacterium nucleotide sequence CGGCTTTGACCTCAAACTGAAGAAAGTGCCGACTGATGGCTATTGGGGTGCGATTTGGATGCAGGAGCCGCTTAACGTGGTGACCTGGAACATGCGCCCGACCGCCCAGTCTCAAATGGCGATCCAGTTTGGGCCGGGAGCCGCATGGAACGACACTTATTGGAACAACGAACGCATGGGTGAACTCCTGCAGGATGTGTTGTCGGTGACTGACCCAGCCGTACGCCATGAGATGATGTGTGAAATGCAGACGCTGATTCACAATGGCAGCGGAATGATCATCCCGGCGTTTTCCAATATCAATGACGGTATCGCCAATAACGTCATGGGTGTGCCAACCGTTCCGACAGGACAGCTTGGCGGTTGCGAATGGCCGGAATTCATCTGGCTCGCCTAACATAATATCGCAGGCTTTTCATTAAGGCACAAAGGGAGGCCTGCACTGGATTCAGTGCAGGCCTTTTTTATCCTTTGATACTGCGACCTGCAAGAAAAAGAGGAGGGATAGAACTATGATGCTACAAATGGCATTGCGACGTCTGTGGATCGGAGTCGCAACCATGTTTGTGGTCTCGATAATCGTCTTCATTATGACCAGTATTCTGCCGGGCGATGTCGCGCAGATTGTGCTGGGTCAAAGTGCGACGCCCGAGACTCTGGCAGCCCTGCGCGCTGAACTCGGGCTCGATCTGCCCGCTTACATGCGTTACTTTGCGTGGCTGGGCGACATGGCAACTGGCGATCTGGGCACGTCCAAAGCTGGCGGTGCGGCAATTGCCGATCTCATCAGCGGCCGGCTCGGCAATACCATGATGATGGCGGGCCTTGTGGCCGGAATTTCCATCCCGATTTCCATCGTCCTGGGTCTGTGGGCAGCAATGCACCCGGGAACCTGGCTGGACCGGACAGTCACGTTTGGCACTTTGGCCACCATTTCAGTGCCCGAGTTTTTTGTCGCTACATTGATGGTGCTTATCCTTGCGGTCAACCTGCAATGGCTGCCATCAACCGCGTTGTTGCGTGACGATATGACGTTCTTTGAATTGATAGGTGGTCTGGCAATGCCCATCATCACCTTGGTTATCGTTGTATCGGCGCAAATGATACGAATGACAAGAGCGGGAATTCTCAACGTCATGAATTCCCCCTATATTGAAATGGCGATTCTCAAAGGCGTGCCGCGACGGCGGATTATCCTGCGTCATGCATTGTTCAATGCGATCGGACCGATTGTCAACGTAATCGCCCTGAATCTGGCCTATCTGGTCAGCGGCGTGGTGATCGTCGAAACTATTTTTTCCTTTCCGGGTCTTGCCAAGTTGATGATTGACGGCGTCCAAACCCGAGACTTGCCACTGGTTCAGGCTTGCGCCATGATCTTTTGCGGCACTTACGTCGTTCTGATATTGATAGCGGATATCGGATCGATCGTATCCAATCCACGACTCCGACATCCGAAATAAGGAGAGATGGCAATGAATGAACCTGAAAAGCAAAATGTAGAAGTTGGGCAAGAAGTCCTGGACAAGCTCGATAAGTTTGACGAACTGCCCGACGCGCCGCCCAAGCGGAGAATCAAACTATCCTGGACCGGCAAGATCGCGGTTGCGGTTGTCGCCTTCTGGGTGGTGATCGCCGTCATCGGTCCGTTTATCGCTCCATTTCACGAAATGGACATGGATGGCGATGACAGTTTCATGGATGCCCACTCCAATGAGTACGGCACGTTCTACCTTGGTACTGATTACCTCGGGCGTGATACCTTGTCTCGAGTGATCTGGGGTGCACGGATGACGATCGGCATATCGTTGGCGTCCACCTTGCTGGCCTACGCGATCGGTATCACCCTTGGAATTGCA carries:
- a CDS encoding ABC transporter permease, whose translation is MMLQMALRRLWIGVATMFVVSIIVFIMTSILPGDVAQIVLGQSATPETLAALRAELGLDLPAYMRYFAWLGDMATGDLGTSKAGGAAIADLISGRLGNTMMMAGLVAGISIPISIVLGLWAAMHPGTWLDRTVTFGTLATISVPEFFVATLMVLILAVNLQWLPSTALLRDDMTFFELIGGLAMPIITLVIVVSAQMIRMTRAGILNVMNSPYIEMAILKGVPRRRIILRHALFNAIGPIVNVIALNLAYLVSGVVIVETIFSFPGLAKLMIDGVQTRDLPLVQACAMIFCGTYVVLILIADIGSIVSNPRLRHPK